One stretch of Lysobacter sp. KIS68-7 DNA includes these proteins:
- a CDS encoding entericidin A/B family lipoprotein, which produces MKRTSSLKRGFALMLFALFSMHALTACNTVAGAGKDVSKAGEKVEQKAEDCKDSHC; this is translated from the coding sequence ATGAAGCGTACTTCTTCACTCAAGCGCGGCTTCGCGCTGATGCTGTTCGCTCTGTTTTCCATGCATGCCCTGACCGCGTGCAACACCGTCGCGGGTGCGGGCAAGGACGTCTCGAAGGCGGGCGAAAAGGTCGAGCAAAAGGCCGAGGATTGCAAGGACAGCCATTGCTGA
- the rocF gene encoding arginase: protein MSRTYPPVTLLGAPTDIGAGHRGAGLGPEALRIAGLGDALVARGIDVVDRGNLDGPRNPWQPPNDGYRHLREVTDWNRVVMEAVSAELEAGRMPILLGGDHCLGVGSITAVANHCRKTGKKLRVLWLDAHADFNTHNVTPSGNIHGMPVACLCGLGPRELTHLGGSAPALQPSEIRQIGIRSVDEGEKRLVKEHGLDVYDMRYIDEVGMKRAMEEALDGVDADTHVHVSFDVDFLDPSIAPGVGTTVPGGPNYREAQLVMEMIADSGRVGSLDIVELNPLLDARNATAQLAVDLVESLFGKSTLMRD, encoded by the coding sequence ATGAGCCGCACCTATCCCCCCGTGACGCTGTTGGGCGCGCCGACCGATATCGGCGCTGGTCATCGCGGCGCCGGCCTCGGGCCGGAAGCGCTGCGCATCGCAGGCCTCGGCGACGCCCTCGTCGCGCGCGGCATCGATGTCGTCGATCGCGGCAACCTCGACGGTCCGCGCAATCCCTGGCAGCCGCCGAACGACGGGTATCGCCATCTGCGCGAGGTCACCGACTGGAACCGCGTGGTGATGGAGGCCGTGTCGGCGGAGCTCGAGGCGGGGCGCATGCCGATCCTGCTCGGCGGCGACCATTGCCTCGGCGTCGGTTCGATCACCGCCGTGGCCAACCATTGCCGCAAGACGGGCAAGAAGCTGCGCGTGCTGTGGCTCGACGCGCACGCGGACTTCAACACGCACAACGTCACGCCCTCGGGCAACATCCACGGCATGCCGGTCGCGTGCCTGTGCGGCCTCGGCCCGCGCGAACTCACGCACCTGGGCGGCAGCGCGCCCGCCCTGCAGCCCAGCGAGATCCGCCAGATCGGCATCCGTTCCGTCGACGAAGGCGAGAAGCGCCTGGTCAAGGAACACGGGCTCGATGTGTACGACATGCGCTACATCGACGAAGTCGGCATGAAGCGCGCGATGGAAGAAGCACTCGATGGCGTGGATGCCGATACGCACGTGCACGTGAGCTTCGACGTCGACTTCCTCGATCCGAGCATCGCCCCCGGCGTCGGCACCACCGTGCCTGGCGGCCCGAACTATCGCGAAGCGCAGCTGGTGATGGAGATGATCGCCGACAGCGGGCGCGTGGGTTCGCTCGACATCGTCGAGCTCAATCCGTTGCTCGATGCGCGCAACGCGACGGCGCAACTCGCGGTCGACCTTGTCGAAAGCCTGTTCGGTAAATCGACGCTGATGCGCGACTGA
- a CDS encoding DUF2007 domain-containing protein: MTVTIERFLDPWEAHVVKGRLIAEGIDASVSNDQLSMVDWPMAFALGGTALQVPDEDAPRARDVLAAYHRGDFEQDLVDEGYLTPSAPDETCACGTHQFQIPWRERVRVVLMFLLVGATYPTRTSGRCNACGRLRA; encoded by the coding sequence CACGTGGTGAAGGGGCGCCTGATCGCCGAAGGCATCGATGCGTCGGTCTCCAACGACCAGCTCTCGATGGTCGACTGGCCGATGGCCTTCGCCCTCGGCGGCACGGCGCTGCAGGTGCCCGACGAAGACGCGCCGCGCGCGCGCGACGTGCTCGCCGCCTACCATCGCGGCGACTTCGAGCAGGACCTCGTCGACGAGGGCTACCTGACACCGTCGGCCCCCGACGAAACCTGTGCCTGCGGCACGCACCAGTTCCAGATTCCCTGGCGCGAACGCGTGCGCGTCGTGCTGATGTTCCTCCTCGTCGGTGCCACCTACCCGACGCGCACATCGGGCCGCTGCAATGCGTGCGGCCGCCTCCGGGCCTGA